Proteins from one Corynebacterium testudinoris genomic window:
- a CDS encoding SOS response-associated peptidase, producing the protein MCGRFVLFTTGESLLTQVGALPGVREVHAPEGTPTARYNIAPTQVVPLVRLSESFAQIDPSRWGLLPAWKKDNTGPPLFNARGETVASKPSFRDAFRHQRGLIPMDGYYEWHDGGEGKVPHFVSSGTIMWAAALWATGVNQLSSTIVTTEAVDPLAWLHNRLPRLLTEEEIDQWTQGTPEQAAELLHPTPVDYLEQLTVRPVDKAVGNVRNDYAELLGS; encoded by the coding sequence ATGTGCGGACGATTTGTTCTCTTCACCACCGGTGAATCCCTCCTCACCCAGGTCGGTGCCCTGCCCGGAGTGAGGGAAGTCCATGCGCCGGAAGGTACCCCGACGGCGCGCTACAACATCGCCCCGACCCAGGTCGTGCCCCTGGTTCGGCTCAGTGAATCCTTCGCCCAGATCGATCCCTCCCGATGGGGACTTTTGCCAGCGTGGAAAAAGGACAACACCGGCCCACCATTGTTCAACGCCAGGGGAGAGACCGTCGCGTCCAAGCCGAGCTTCCGCGACGCCTTCAGACACCAGCGTGGTCTCATCCCCATGGACGGCTACTACGAGTGGCACGACGGTGGGGAGGGAAAAGTACCCCATTTCGTCAGCTCCGGCACGATCATGTGGGCCGCCGCGCTGTGGGCCACCGGCGTTAACCAGTTGTCCTCGACGATCGTCACCACCGAGGCCGTTGATCCCCTAGCCTGGCTGCACAACCGCCTGCCCCGCTTGCTCACGGAAGAGGAGATCGACCAATGGACGCAGGGCACCCCAGAGCAAGCCGCCGAACTTCTCCACCCCACCCCCGTGGACTACCTCGAGCAGCTCACCGTACGCCCGGTGGATAAGGCCGTGGGCAACGTGCGCAACGACTACGCCGAGCTACTGGGCAGCTAG
- a CDS encoding DUF6912 family protein, producing MRVYLPATFGMLANFHETGTLTARSGWGFAVTPALVEFYTAGDEEEIAHAAFLDAAEASLRLLAIGDEETFPNRRVVISVDVDDSVVEMQPDLGESIVKLHPPQVTVDNLAAIHIDIEESEAATRAAIDAVDASDLGDIDAELVVGDAQDNFMAFYDPTELPFLVELL from the coding sequence GTGCGCGTCTATCTGCCCGCTACCTTTGGCATGCTGGCCAATTTCCATGAGACCGGCACTCTGACGGCCAGGTCGGGGTGGGGGTTTGCCGTCACTCCGGCCCTGGTGGAGTTCTACACCGCCGGGGATGAGGAGGAGATTGCCCACGCGGCTTTCCTCGACGCGGCGGAAGCCTCGCTGCGCCTGCTCGCGATCGGGGATGAGGAGACGTTCCCCAACCGCCGGGTGGTCATTTCCGTGGATGTTGATGATTCGGTGGTGGAGATGCAGCCGGACCTGGGGGAGAGCATTGTCAAGCTGCACCCGCCGCAGGTGACGGTGGATAACCTCGCCGCCATCCACATCGACATTGAGGAGTCGGAAGCAGCGACCAGGGCTGCGATTGATGCGGTTGATGCCTCTGATTTGGGTGACATCGACGCTGAATTGGTGGTCGGTGATGCCCAAGATAACTTCATGGCGTTCTATGACCCGACTGAACTGCCCTTTTTGGTGGAATTGCTTTGA
- a CDS encoding ferredoxin reductase has translation MSTSPDGLAGVRGVLRRFTTPLLPDDYTSLVNPLWSKRELRGKIESVERFPDDTIHLVIRPGWGVPVHFEAGQYIGIGLRVGGRFTWRSYSLTNSPETRDGLFAITVRAVAKGKLSNHLVGTARPGINVRLAAPAGDFHLTDPMPPKLLFVTAGSGVTPVIAMLRSLESKRQAVDIAVVHSVRKREDLIFEEVLKDYDAHIQVTSEDGRVSPTVLEELVPDFADRVVYACGPATMLDELETWADENGVEIRVERFTLDRASDAKGGTITFGNRGVSVEADGATTILEAGEEAGVQMPFGCRMGICQTCVRELSDGFVLDLRTGQTHEPGTRIRTCVGVAAGDITIDV, from the coding sequence ATGTCTACGTCACCCGATGGTCTCGCCGGTGTCCGTGGCGTCTTGCGACGTTTTACCACGCCACTGCTTCCCGACGATTACACCAGCTTGGTCAACCCACTGTGGTCCAAGCGTGAGCTCCGCGGAAAGATCGAAAGCGTTGAGCGCTTCCCGGATGACACCATCCACCTCGTGATCCGTCCCGGCTGGGGCGTGCCCGTTCACTTCGAGGCTGGCCAGTACATCGGCATCGGCCTCCGCGTGGGGGGCCGTTTCACCTGGCGCAGCTACTCATTGACCAACTCCCCAGAGACCCGCGATGGGCTGTTCGCCATCACCGTCCGCGCGGTGGCGAAGGGCAAACTGTCCAACCACTTGGTTGGCACCGCGCGCCCGGGCATCAACGTCCGTTTGGCGGCCCCCGCTGGCGATTTCCACCTCACCGATCCCATGCCGCCGAAGCTGCTCTTCGTCACCGCGGGATCCGGGGTCACGCCCGTCATCGCGATGCTGCGTTCGCTGGAGTCCAAGCGCCAGGCCGTCGACATTGCGGTCGTGCATTCCGTGCGCAAGCGCGAAGACCTCATCTTCGAGGAGGTGCTCAAGGACTACGACGCTCATATCCAGGTCACCTCCGAGGATGGCCGAGTCTCGCCGACGGTGTTGGAAGAGCTCGTGCCGGACTTCGCCGATCGCGTGGTCTACGCCTGTGGCCCAGCCACCATGCTCGACGAGCTGGAAACGTGGGCCGATGAAAACGGGGTAGAGATCCGCGTGGAGCGCTTCACCCTCGACCGCGCCTCCGACGCTAAGGGTGGCACGATCACCTTCGGCAACCGCGGCGTGAGCGTCGAGGCTGACGGCGCCACCACCATTCTCGAGGCCGGTGAAGAGGCGGGCGTCCAGATGCCGTTTGGCTGCCGCATGGGCATCTGCCAGACCTGCGTCCGAGAGCTGTCGGACGGCTTCGTGCTCGACCTCCGCACTGGCCAAACCCACGAACCCGGAACACGCATCCGTACTTGCGTCGGCGTAGCCGCTGGCGACATCACCATCGACGTCTAG
- a CDS encoding fatty acid desaturase family protein: MAIDNIKAYSHLSDEDILEIGRRLDAIKEEFEADLGEQDVRYIKTLIRVQRWIEIAGRGALFFSNRKPFWIAGVSLLSLSKILENLEIGHNVMHGQWDWMNDPEIHSTTWEWDNVCPSSQWMHTHNFAHHKYTNILGMDTDVGYGVLRVTRDRKWTPLHTFQPVINLTLASLFEWAVGFYDVELGKVAAGRAEWKEISPKFWESARKAGTQGLRDYVLYPALTGPNFKHTVTANATANLVRSIWAYAVIFCGHFPDEAETFTKEQWKNETHEEWYLRQMLGSANFHGGKILTILSGNLNYQIEHHLFPDMPSNRLASIGERVRAICNDFDLPYNTDSFPAQLFKVQKTLLKLTLPNKYLAADRDNAPEVRSNVAFAKYPEVAEKLWVGANEEGHRAGLRTALPLLQKLRPTVKEAILNFSGRTPEWRAKVAVSA; the protein is encoded by the coding sequence ATGGCAATCGACAACATCAAGGCCTATTCCCACCTCTCCGACGAGGACATCCTCGAGATCGGTCGTCGCCTCGACGCCATCAAGGAAGAGTTCGAAGCCGACCTCGGCGAACAAGACGTCCGCTACATCAAGACGCTTATCCGCGTGCAGCGCTGGATCGAGATCGCCGGGCGTGGCGCCCTGTTCTTCTCCAATCGGAAGCCCTTCTGGATCGCCGGAGTAAGCCTGCTCTCGCTGTCGAAGATCCTGGAGAACCTGGAGATCGGCCACAACGTCATGCACGGCCAGTGGGACTGGATGAATGACCCAGAGATCCACTCCACCACCTGGGAGTGGGACAACGTCTGCCCCTCCTCACAGTGGATGCACACTCACAACTTCGCGCACCACAAGTACACCAACATCCTCGGCATGGACACCGACGTGGGATACGGCGTCCTGCGCGTCACCCGCGACCGCAAGTGGACCCCGCTGCACACCTTCCAGCCGGTGATCAACCTCACGCTGGCGTCCCTGTTCGAATGGGCCGTGGGCTTTTACGACGTCGAGCTGGGCAAGGTTGCCGCCGGCCGCGCCGAGTGGAAAGAGATTTCCCCCAAGTTCTGGGAGTCCGCGCGCAAAGCCGGCACCCAGGGACTGCGTGACTACGTCCTCTACCCGGCGCTGACGGGCCCGAACTTTAAGCACACCGTCACCGCCAACGCCACCGCCAACCTGGTGCGTTCCATCTGGGCTTACGCGGTGATTTTCTGCGGCCACTTCCCCGATGAGGCAGAGACCTTCACCAAGGAGCAGTGGAAGAACGAGACCCACGAAGAGTGGTACCTCCGCCAGATGCTGGGGTCCGCGAACTTCCACGGCGGCAAGATCCTCACCATCTTGTCCGGCAACCTCAACTACCAGATCGAGCACCACCTTTTCCCGGACATGCCGTCGAACCGCCTGGCGTCCATCGGCGAGCGCGTCCGCGCCATCTGCAACGATTTCGACCTGCCCTACAACACTGATTCCTTCCCGGCGCAGCTGTTCAAGGTGCAAAAGACCCTGCTCAAGCTGACCTTGCCCAACAAGTACCTCGCCGCTGATCGGGATAATGCCCCAGAGGTGCGCTCCAACGTGGCCTTTGCCAAGTACCCCGAGGTCGCCGAGAAGCTGTGGGTCGGGGCGAACGAGGAGGGTCACCGCGCGGGTCTGCGCACGGCGCTGCCGTTGCTGCAGAAGCTGCGCCCCACGGTCAAGGAAGCGATCCTCAACTTCTCCGGTCGCACGCCGGAGTGGCGGGCCAAGGTCGCCGTCAGCGCCTAA
- the aroA gene encoding 3-phosphoshikimate 1-carboxyvinyltransferase, which yields MKAMTANWTAPTAHGPIRWTQHIPGSKSITNRAYILAALAAYPSAIHGALHSRDTALMADALRAMGTGIRDTEGVVYVDPAPLHGTKVECGLAGTVMRFVPPVAALASGPVLFDGDAQARTRPMSTILDALRALGVSITGDTLPFTVESSGIPVGGTVEIDASASSQFVSGLLLAAPRFAKGITVRHVGAKLPSLPHIEMTVAMLRQAGITVDESENQWQVHPGPIQGRTWVVEPDLSNATPFLAAAAVTGGSVTVRNWPLDTTQPGDAIRLILERMGCQVDLITAASGPGYDLQVTGPKPGKLNGVNLDMSDIGELTPTVAALAALASEPSILSGIAHLRGHETDRLAALSTEINRLGGHCQELPDGLLITPAPLHGGVWHSYADHRMATAGAIIGLVVEGVEVEDIQTTSKTLPGFETMWADMVHG from the coding sequence ATGAAGGCCATGACTGCCAACTGGACCGCGCCGACCGCACACGGACCGATCCGGTGGACCCAGCACATCCCCGGTTCCAAATCGATTACCAATCGTGCCTACATTCTCGCAGCCTTGGCCGCTTACCCTTCGGCTATTCACGGGGCCCTGCATTCTCGCGATACTGCTCTCATGGCGGATGCTCTCCGCGCGATGGGCACGGGTATTCGCGATACGGAGGGGGTCGTCTACGTCGATCCGGCTCCGTTGCATGGCACGAAGGTCGAGTGTGGCCTCGCGGGCACGGTTATGCGTTTTGTCCCGCCGGTCGCCGCGTTGGCCAGCGGGCCCGTGCTTTTTGATGGTGATGCTCAGGCCCGCACCCGCCCCATGAGCACGATCCTCGATGCTCTTCGCGCGTTGGGTGTTTCTATCACGGGCGATACCCTTCCGTTCACGGTGGAGAGTTCGGGCATCCCGGTGGGCGGCACCGTCGAGATCGATGCTTCCGCGTCATCCCAGTTCGTCTCCGGCTTGTTGCTTGCGGCGCCGCGCTTTGCCAAGGGCATCACGGTTCGCCACGTGGGAGCGAAGCTCCCCAGCCTGCCGCACATTGAGATGACGGTGGCCATGTTGCGTCAGGCCGGGATCACGGTGGATGAGTCGGAGAACCAGTGGCAGGTGCACCCCGGCCCGATCCAGGGCCGCACCTGGGTCGTCGAGCCCGATCTGTCTAATGCCACACCTTTCCTCGCCGCGGCGGCGGTCACGGGGGGTTCCGTCACCGTGCGCAACTGGCCCCTGGATACTACCCAGCCGGGCGATGCCATTCGGCTCATCCTGGAGCGGATGGGCTGCCAGGTCGACCTCATCACCGCCGCCTCTGGCCCCGGGTATGACCTGCAGGTCACCGGCCCGAAGCCCGGGAAGCTCAATGGCGTCAACCTGGATATGTCAGATATCGGGGAGCTCACGCCCACCGTCGCGGCGCTCGCCGCTCTCGCCTCCGAGCCATCCATCCTCAGTGGCATTGCCCACTTGCGGGGGCACGAGACCGATCGCTTGGCCGCGCTGAGCACGGAGATCAATCGGCTCGGCGGGCATTGCCAGGAGTTGCCCGACGGCCTGCTCATCACGCCCGCCCCGCTCCATGGCGGCGTGTGGCATTCCTACGCCGATCACCGCATGGCCACTGCCGGTGCCATCATTGGCCTCGTGGTGGAGGGAGTTGAGGTGGAAGACATCCAGACCACCTCTAAGACGTTGCCCGGTTTCGAAACCATGTGGGCGGACATGGTTCATGGCTAA
- the rsgA gene encoding ribosome small subunit-dependent GTPase A, with amino-acid sequence MAKRNWDESDVRVRPSKSSRPRTKDRPSHEDAEFGMVVTKDRGRWGVVLDGHTEPVVTMRARELGRTPIEVGDRVGVVGDTSGKKDTLARIVKLEERTSVLRRTADDTDPYERIVVANADQLLIVTAVADPPPRSGFVERALIAAFVGNLHPILCLTKSDLADPSEFAAEFTDLDVTVVTAGTEDPLTEVQELIDGHVTAFIGHSGVGKSTLVNRLIPDAHRETGEVSGVGKGRHTSTQSVALRLPDGHGWIIDTPGIRSFGLAHVDADTVVGVFEDLAAAAENCPRGCTHLGPPADPECALDLFAEDSASARRREAVRKLLEALRTNNDWEM; translated from the coding sequence ATGGCTAAGCGGAATTGGGACGAGTCTGATGTCCGCGTGCGGCCGTCGAAAAGCTCCCGGCCCCGCACGAAGGACCGGCCTTCGCACGAGGACGCGGAGTTCGGCATGGTGGTGACTAAGGACCGCGGGCGGTGGGGCGTCGTCCTCGACGGCCACACCGAACCCGTGGTCACGATGCGGGCCCGCGAGTTGGGCCGCACCCCCATTGAGGTCGGCGATCGGGTCGGCGTTGTCGGGGATACGTCGGGGAAGAAGGACACCCTCGCGCGGATCGTCAAGTTGGAGGAACGCACCTCGGTGTTGCGGCGCACTGCCGATGACACAGATCCTTATGAGCGCATTGTTGTTGCCAACGCCGATCAACTGCTCATCGTCACCGCCGTCGCCGATCCCCCGCCGCGCTCTGGCTTCGTCGAGCGCGCCCTCATCGCTGCCTTCGTGGGTAACCTGCACCCCATCTTGTGCCTGACCAAGTCCGACCTCGCGGATCCGAGCGAGTTCGCCGCTGAGTTCACCGACCTCGACGTCACGGTGGTCACCGCCGGCACCGAGGATCCGCTCACCGAGGTCCAAGAGCTTATCGACGGCCACGTCACCGCCTTCATCGGCCATTCCGGCGTGGGTAAGTCCACCCTGGTCAACCGCCTTATTCCTGATGCCCATCGCGAGACGGGCGAGGTGTCTGGCGTGGGCAAGGGCCGCCACACTTCCACCCAATCGGTGGCGCTGCGGCTGCCCGATGGCCACGGCTGGATCATTGATACCCCCGGCATCCGCTCCTTCGGCCTCGCCCACGTCGACGCCGACACCGTCGTCGGCGTCTTTGAGGATCTAGCCGCCGCCGCCGAGAACTGCCCGCGGGGCTGCACTCACTTGGGTCCCCCAGCGGACCCGGAGTGTGCGCTCGACCTGTTCGCGGAGGACTCGGCCTCCGCGCGGCGTCGAGAAGCAGTGCGCAAGCTGCTGGAGGCATTGCGCACCAACAACGACTGGGAGATGTAA
- the secA gene encoding preprotein translocase subunit SecA has product MFGLSKLLRAGEGRTVKRLSKIADSVLELDDEYAALTDEELKAKTEEFKTRLAEGEDLDSILLEAFATVREAAWRVLGQKHYHVQVMGGAALHFGNVAEMKTGEGKTLTSVLPAYLNALEGKGVHIVTVNDYLARRDAEMMGRIHRFLGLQVGVILSEMRPEERRTAYDADITYGTNNELGFDYLRDNMARSLADLVQRGHNYAIVDEVDSILIDEARTPLIISGPVDGSSQFYNVFSQLAPRMREGIHYEVDHRKRTIGVLEDGVAYVEDQLGIDNLYASEHSQLVSYLTNALKAKELFTRDKDYIVRNGEVLIVDAFTGRVLAGRRYNEGMHQAIEAKEGVEIKNENQTLATVTLQNYFRLYDKLAGMTGTAETEAAELHQIYKLDVVAIPTNRDNIRDDMTDRVYKTQEAKFAAVADDIQERVANGQPILVGTTSVERSEYLSQLLQKRGIAHKVLNAKHHEQEGEIIAQAGLPAAVTVSTNMAGRGTDIVLGGNPDVICDIKLRERGLDPFEDEEAYQAAWEEEMPKVKAKSARLGDQVRESGGLYVLGTERHESRRIDNQLRGRSARQGDPGSTRFYLSMRDDLMVRFVGQSMENMMNRLNVPDDVPIEAKMVTNSIKGAQAQVENQNFEMRKNVLKYDEVLNEQRKVIYAERREILESKDIATNIRHMIDETIAAYVDGATAVGFVEDWDLDELWNALESLYGPTFTWQSLVEGTEYGSAGEITAEQLTEALTKDAQNQYDELEASVSAIGGEAQMRNIERMVILPVIDTKWREHLYEMDYLKEGIGLRAMAQRDPLVEYQKEGGDMFNAMKDAIQEETVRNLFLLRKQFAEQQPEAAEA; this is encoded by the coding sequence GTGTTTGGATTGTCCAAGCTGCTTAGGGCCGGTGAAGGACGTACCGTCAAGCGTCTGAGCAAGATCGCCGATAGCGTTCTCGAGCTAGACGACGAGTACGCCGCCCTCACCGACGAAGAACTCAAGGCCAAGACCGAGGAATTCAAGACCCGCCTGGCCGAGGGGGAAGACCTCGATTCCATTCTGTTGGAAGCCTTTGCCACCGTCCGTGAGGCCGCCTGGCGCGTGTTGGGGCAGAAGCACTACCACGTCCAGGTGATGGGCGGTGCGGCCTTGCACTTTGGCAACGTCGCCGAGATGAAGACCGGTGAGGGCAAGACCTTGACCTCGGTCCTGCCCGCTTACCTCAACGCCCTGGAGGGCAAGGGCGTCCACATCGTCACGGTCAATGATTACCTCGCGCGCCGTGACGCAGAGATGATGGGCCGTATTCACCGCTTCCTCGGACTGCAGGTGGGCGTTATTCTCTCCGAGATGCGCCCGGAGGAGCGTCGCACTGCTTATGACGCCGACATCACTTACGGCACGAACAATGAGCTGGGCTTTGATTACCTCCGCGACAACATGGCGCGTAGCCTCGCCGATTTGGTGCAGCGTGGCCACAATTACGCCATCGTCGATGAGGTCGACTCGATCCTCATCGATGAGGCCCGTACACCGCTCATTATTTCCGGCCCGGTCGACGGATCCTCGCAGTTTTACAACGTCTTCTCCCAGCTCGCTCCCCGCATGCGGGAAGGCATCCACTACGAGGTAGACCACCGCAAGCGCACCATCGGTGTGCTCGAGGACGGCGTGGCCTATGTCGAGGACCAGCTCGGCATTGACAACCTCTACGCCTCGGAGCATTCCCAGCTGGTCAGCTACCTCACCAACGCTTTGAAGGCCAAGGAGCTGTTCACTCGCGATAAGGATTACATCGTCCGCAACGGCGAGGTCCTTATCGTTGATGCTTTCACTGGCCGAGTCTTGGCTGGTCGCCGCTACAACGAGGGCATGCACCAGGCCATTGAGGCCAAGGAAGGGGTGGAGATCAAGAACGAGAACCAGACGCTGGCCACCGTTACCCTCCAGAACTACTTCCGCCTCTACGACAAGCTGGCCGGCATGACCGGTACCGCCGAGACCGAGGCCGCCGAGCTGCACCAGATTTACAAGCTCGACGTCGTCGCTATTCCCACCAACCGGGACAACATCCGCGACGATATGACCGACCGCGTGTACAAGACGCAGGAGGCGAAGTTCGCGGCCGTCGCCGACGATATTCAGGAACGCGTGGCTAACGGCCAGCCGATCCTCGTGGGTACCACCTCGGTGGAGCGCTCCGAGTATCTCTCGCAGTTGCTGCAGAAGCGCGGCATTGCCCACAAGGTGCTCAACGCGAAGCACCATGAGCAGGAGGGTGAGATCATCGCCCAGGCTGGTCTGCCTGCCGCGGTGACCGTGTCCACCAACATGGCCGGTCGCGGTACTGACATCGTGCTCGGCGGCAACCCGGACGTCATCTGTGACATCAAGTTGCGCGAGCGCGGCCTTGATCCCTTCGAGGATGAAGAGGCTTACCAGGCTGCCTGGGAAGAGGAGATGCCCAAGGTGAAGGCCAAGTCGGCTCGCCTGGGCGATCAGGTCCGCGAGTCGGGTGGCCTCTACGTGCTGGGCACTGAGCGCCATGAGTCCCGCCGCATTGATAACCAGCTGCGTGGCCGTTCCGCCCGCCAGGGTGACCCGGGCTCGACCCGCTTCTACCTCTCCATGCGCGACGATCTCATGGTCCGCTTCGTGGGACAGTCCATGGAAAACATGATGAACCGCCTCAACGTCCCGGATGATGTTCCGATCGAGGCCAAGATGGTCACCAACTCCATCAAGGGCGCGCAGGCGCAGGTGGAGAACCAGAACTTTGAGATGCGCAAAAACGTGCTCAAGTACGACGAGGTCCTCAACGAGCAGCGCAAGGTCATCTACGCCGAGCGCCGTGAGATCCTCGAATCCAAGGACATTGCCACCAACATCCGGCACATGATCGACGAGACCATCGCTGCCTACGTCGATGGCGCCACCGCCGTCGGATTCGTGGAGGATTGGGATCTGGACGAGCTGTGGAATGCCCTGGAATCTCTCTACGGCCCGACCTTCACCTGGCAGAGCCTCGTTGAGGGCACCGAGTACGGCTCCGCCGGAGAGATCACGGCGGAGCAGCTCACCGAGGCCCTGACCAAGGATGCGCAGAACCAGTACGACGAGTTGGAGGCCAGCGTTTCCGCCATCGGTGGCGAGGCGCAGATGCGCAACATCGAGCGCATGGTCATCCTTCCGGTGATTGATACCAAGTGGCGCGAGCACCTCTACGAGATGGATTACCTCAAGGAGGGCATCGGCCTGCGGGCCATGGCGCAGCGCGATCCGCTGGTGGAATACCAGAAGGAAGGCGGCGACATGTTCAACGCCATGAAGGACGCCATCCAGGAGGAAACGGTGCGCAACCTCTTCCTCCTGCGTAAGCAGTTCGCTGAGCAGCAGCCAGAGGCCGCCGAAGCCTAG
- a CDS encoding HAD-IA family hydrolase, translated as MRGLIVDYVGVLDGTEEDQKRWRDLFGAAKANGVATAILSNDPGGPGAEHIREWEFRGVVDAVLLSGEIGAEKPEEAAFAAAAAAIDLPMNDCVMVDDSILNVRGAVEAGLVGVLYQVFDRAVIEICSIFDIEGEF; from the coding sequence GTGCGTGGACTAATCGTCGACTATGTAGGTGTGCTGGACGGGACGGAGGAGGACCAAAAGCGCTGGCGTGATCTGTTCGGCGCGGCGAAGGCCAACGGCGTGGCTACGGCCATCTTGTCCAACGATCCGGGCGGCCCCGGCGCGGAGCACATCCGTGAGTGGGAGTTCCGCGGCGTCGTCGACGCGGTATTGCTCTCCGGGGAGATCGGGGCGGAGAAGCCGGAAGAGGCGGCCTTCGCCGCGGCCGCTGCTGCCATTGATTTGCCGATGAATGACTGCGTCATGGTGGATGATTCGATCCTCAATGTGCGCGGCGCTGTCGAAGCGGGTCTCGTGGGTGTGCTCTACCAGGTCTTTGATCGCGCGGTCATTGAGATCTGTTCGATCTTTGACATCGAGGGCGAGTTCTAA
- a CDS encoding NAD-dependent succinate-semialdehyde dehydrogenase produces the protein MTVNIDDLLAKVPTGLLIGGQWQESSDGSTFDVENPATGEVLLTLASATSDDARAALDAACEVQDEWARTAPRERAELLRRGFDLVQLRKEEFATLMTLEMGKPLAEARGEVAYGAEYLRWFSEEAVRDYGRTFPAPEGTLQMLTRRKPVGPCLLITPWNFPLAMATRKIAPAIAAGCTMVLKPAKLTPLTSQYFAQTMLDAGLPAGVLNVVSGSSASAISEPIMSDRRLRKISFTGSTAVGKSLLKAAADNVLRTSMELGGNAPFLVFDDADIDQAVEGAMGAKMRNIGEACTAANRFIVHESVAEEFSTKFARRIASLTLGNGLDDGVTCGPLIDESARQSVTELVDDAVSQGARTLTGGTPGQGAGYFYTPTVLVDVPRDARVAQEEIFGPVAPVITFREEKEALEIANDTEYGLASYVYTESVDRLWRLSDALEFGLMGANVGVISNAAAPFGGVKQSGMGREGGAEGLAEYTTLQYIGMRNPYAAG, from the coding sequence ATGACCGTGAATATTGATGACCTGCTTGCGAAGGTGCCTACTGGCTTGCTTATTGGCGGGCAGTGGCAAGAATCCTCCGATGGTTCCACCTTTGACGTGGAAAATCCTGCAACTGGGGAGGTTCTCCTGACGTTGGCGTCCGCGACCTCCGATGATGCTCGGGCTGCGCTGGATGCGGCGTGTGAGGTCCAAGATGAGTGGGCCCGTACGGCGCCGCGTGAGCGGGCTGAGTTGCTGCGCCGTGGTTTTGATTTGGTGCAGCTGCGCAAGGAGGAGTTCGCGACTCTGATGACGTTGGAGATGGGCAAGCCGTTGGCGGAGGCTCGCGGCGAAGTGGCCTATGGGGCTGAGTACTTGCGGTGGTTCTCCGAGGAGGCGGTGCGCGATTATGGTCGGACGTTCCCAGCTCCTGAGGGCACGTTGCAGATGTTGACGCGTCGGAAGCCGGTGGGTCCCTGTTTGCTCATCACTCCGTGGAATTTCCCCTTGGCGATGGCGACCCGCAAGATTGCGCCTGCTATCGCGGCTGGCTGCACGATGGTGTTGAAGCCGGCGAAGCTCACGCCTTTGACCTCGCAGTATTTCGCCCAGACGATGCTGGATGCGGGGCTGCCCGCGGGCGTGCTCAATGTCGTGTCCGGGTCCTCGGCGTCGGCGATTTCTGAGCCCATCATGTCCGACCGCCGCCTGCGCAAGATTTCCTTCACCGGCTCCACTGCGGTGGGCAAGTCGTTGCTCAAGGCGGCTGCCGATAATGTCTTGCGCACCTCGATGGAGCTTGGCGGCAACGCGCCGTTCCTCGTCTTCGACGATGCTGACATTGACCAGGCGGTCGAGGGCGCGATGGGCGCCAAGATGCGCAACATTGGTGAGGCGTGCACCGCTGCGAATCGTTTCATCGTGCACGAGTCAGTTGCGGAGGAGTTTTCCACGAAGTTCGCCCGCCGTATCGCCAGTCTCACCCTGGGCAATGGGCTCGACGATGGTGTGACCTGCGGTCCCCTCATCGACGAGAGCGCCCGCCAGTCGGTCACAGAGCTTGTCGACGACGCCGTTTCCCAAGGCGCCCGTACCCTCACCGGTGGCACCCCCGGCCAGGGTGCCGGCTACTTCTACACCCCGACAGTGCTTGTCGACGTCCCCCGCGACGCCCGCGTCGCCCAAGAGGAGATCTTCGGCCCCGTCGCCCCGGTGATTACCTTCCGGGAGGAGAAAGAGGCCCTCGAGATCGCCAACGACACCGAGTACGGCCTGGCTTCCTACGTGTACACCGAGTCCGTGGATCGCCTGTGGCGTCTTTCCGATGCCCTGGAGTTCGGCCTCATGGGCGCCAACGTCGGAGTCATTTCCAACGCCGCCGCCCCCTTCGGTGGCGTGAAACAATCCGGCATGGGCCGCGAAGGCGGCGCAGAGGGCCTGGCCGAGTACACCACCTTGCAGTACATCGGCATGCGCAACCCCTACGCGGCGGGCTAG
- the ybaK gene encoding Cys-tRNA(Pro) deacylase, giving the protein MAKKKKASAPTAAVQVLIDASIPHQLQRFDAGHDHFGEHAAAALDVDPGLILKTLVVDTGSGLGVCCVPVTGKLSLKKAAAGFGVPKVTMADPAKAQRSSGYIPGGISPIGQRTALPTLIDASVANASTVYVSGGRRGLDIGVAPGDLAQVTGASFVDLAAQ; this is encoded by the coding sequence ATGGCCAAGAAGAAGAAGGCGAGCGCCCCTACCGCCGCAGTTCAGGTCCTCATCGACGCCAGCATCCCCCACCAGCTGCAGCGTTTCGACGCCGGGCATGATCATTTCGGTGAGCACGCTGCCGCCGCCCTTGATGTCGATCCGGGCCTCATCCTCAAGACCCTGGTCGTGGATACCGGCTCCGGCCTGGGCGTGTGCTGCGTGCCCGTGACGGGGAAGCTGTCGTTGAAAAAGGCTGCCGCGGGTTTCGGCGTCCCCAAGGTAACCATGGCTGATCCGGCGAAGGCGCAGCGCTCCTCCGGGTACATTCCCGGTGGTATTTCTCCCATCGGTCAGCGCACCGCCCTGCCCACGCTTATCGATGCCTCGGTGGCGAACGCCAGCACCGTCTACGTTTCCGGGGGTCGCCGGGGCCTCGACATTGGCGTGGCGCCGGGTGATCTCGCGCAGGTCACGGGCGCGAGCTTTGTCGATCTAGCTGCCCAGTAG